Genomic segment of Synechococcus sp. A18-25c:
AGTCAGTAAGCTCTCACGCCTTGACGATCAGCAGCCCCATCAGGCCACCAGCAACAGGACGATGGCGTGCCTGCTGGAAGCCGGCCTGCAGGGCGAGAGCTTCCTGTTCCGATCCGTTGGGGAAGCGCGCAAGGCTGGCCTCCAGGTAGGCGTAATGCTCTTCCAGACCCGCGCGAGCCGCGACTGGCACCACCACGCGCCGCAGATAAGTGCGCTGAAATGCTGCAGCCGTAGACCCTGGCGGCAATCGGTTGAAATCCAACAGACCGGCTCTGCCATCGGCACGCAAGACCCGGCGCAACTCCTTCAGACCCGCAGAAGGATCAGACAGGTTACGCAAGCCATAGGCCATCACCGCGCCGTCAGCACTGGCATCTGGCAGGTCAAGCGCCAGGGCATCACCCTGCCTCCACACAACAGGCAACCAGGGTTCCCGGGCAGAACGACCGGCGGCAACCGCAAGAGGTGCTGCTGCTGCATCCACACCGATCACCTCACCACCCGGCCGCAGACGCCGGCCCAGCGCCAAAGCCA
This window contains:
- the ubiE gene encoding bifunctional demethylmenaquinone methyltransferase/2-methoxy-6-polyprenyl-1,4-benzoquinol methylase UbiE produces the protein MKPGDAEAVEQLFNDAAPTYDRLNDWLSFGLHRQWKRQMVLQLSPQPGERWLDLCCGTGDLALALGRRLRPGGEVIGVDAAAAPLAVAAGRSAREPWLPVVWRQGDALALDLPDASADGAVMAYGLRNLSDPSAGLKELRRVLRADGRAGLLDFNRLPPGSTAAAFQRTYLRRVVVPVAARAGLEEHYAYLEASLARFPNGSEQEALALQAGFQQARHRPVAGGLMGLLIVKA